The proteins below are encoded in one region of Streptomyces sp. NBC_00490:
- a CDS encoding alpha-ketoacid dehydrogenase subunit beta: protein MADVITYREAVAEGIAREMRRDAAVVCLGEDIGEAGGVFKTTAGLFKEFGPERVWDTPISEQAIVGAAMGAAMTGMRPVAEIMFSDFLACCWDYLANEIPKVRYMTGGQVTVPLVVRTANGGGLGFGAQHSQATENWALTVPGLQIAAPATPADVIGMMAAAIRSDDPVVFFEHKGLLASKGSPPPPDHVVELGRAAVVREGADVTLVALAAMVPVALRAAARLAEEGIAAEVVDLRCLVPLDMSTVLASLARTSRLVTVEENPYQGGWGATVVSVVADEGFGLLDAPVRRVAGECVPLPFADALEERVIPTVDKVVATVRDLTAY, encoded by the coding sequence ATGGCGGACGTGATCACCTACCGGGAGGCGGTCGCCGAGGGCATCGCGCGGGAGATGCGCCGGGACGCGGCGGTCGTGTGCCTGGGAGAGGACATAGGAGAGGCCGGCGGGGTGTTCAAGACGACCGCAGGGCTGTTCAAGGAGTTCGGGCCGGAGCGGGTGTGGGACACGCCGATCTCCGAACAGGCCATCGTGGGCGCGGCGATGGGCGCGGCCATGACCGGGATGCGGCCCGTCGCGGAGATCATGTTCTCGGACTTTTTGGCCTGTTGTTGGGACTACCTCGCCAACGAGATACCCAAGGTGCGTTACATGACGGGCGGTCAGGTCACCGTGCCCCTCGTCGTTCGCACCGCCAACGGCGGCGGGCTCGGTTTCGGCGCCCAGCACTCGCAGGCCACCGAGAACTGGGCGCTCACCGTCCCCGGCCTGCAGATCGCGGCTCCGGCGACGCCCGCCGACGTGATCGGCATGATGGCGGCGGCGATCCGCAGCGACGACCCCGTGGTCTTCTTCGAGCACAAGGGGCTGCTGGCGTCGAAGGGTTCGCCCCCGCCGCCCGATCACGTGGTCGAGCTGGGGCGCGCCGCCGTCGTGCGCGAGGGTGCCGACGTGACCCTCGTCGCCCTCGCCGCGATGGTGCCGGTGGCGCTGCGGGCGGCCGCCCGGCTCGCCGAGGAGGGCATCGCGGCCGAGGTCGTCGATCTGCGCTGTCTGGTGCCGCTGGACATGAGTACCGTGCTCGCCTCGCTCGCCCGGACCTCGCGGCTCGTCACCGTCGAGGAGAACCCGTACCAGGGCGGCTGGGGCGCCACCGTCGTCTCGGTCGTCGCCGACGAGGGCTTCGGCCTGCTGGACGCGCCCGTGCGCAGGGTGGCGGGCGAGTGCGTCCCGTTGCCGTTCGCGGACGCGCTGGAGGAGCGGGTCATCCCCACCGTCGACAAGGTCGTGGCGACCGTCCGCGACCTCACCGCGTACTGA
- a CDS encoding amidohydrolase family protein, with translation MTVRTLLRAGHVISMDPDIGDLPRGDVLIEDGRVAAVRPEISADAEVLDMSGRIVIPGFVDTHRHTWEASIRGVAPDATLDDYFVDILDTFAPLYTPEDVYAANLAGALECLNAGITTLVDWSHINNTPEHPDAAIRALAESGIRAQYAYGSANTSLADYWFESKIAIPGDDVRRIRAEHFASDDSLLTMGLATRGPGFCVNDVVTAEWGLARELDIPLTVHVGMGRLAGRFGMVKQLHDLGLLGADTTYIHCCYLSEEEWRMVADSGGTVSVAPQVETQMGHGWPPVMKAIEYGLRPSLSIDVVTTVPGDMFTQIRAAFGAERARVNAESWQADVPVPDTMLTARRMLEIATLNGAHVAGLEDRTGSLTPGKRADVVAIDATALNVAPVHDAAAAVTLSADVSNVDTVLVDGVIRKRDGKLTGDVARARRLVEESRDRLLAAKAAR, from the coding sequence ATGACCGTTCGGACACTCCTGCGCGCAGGTCACGTGATCTCGATGGACCCCGACATCGGGGACCTTCCCCGCGGGGACGTCCTCATCGAGGACGGAAGGGTCGCGGCCGTACGGCCCGAGATCAGCGCCGATGCCGAAGTCCTCGACATGAGCGGCCGGATCGTGATCCCCGGCTTCGTCGACACCCACCGCCACACCTGGGAGGCCTCGATCCGCGGGGTCGCGCCGGACGCCACGCTCGACGACTACTTCGTCGACATCCTCGACACCTTCGCGCCGCTCTACACCCCGGAGGACGTGTACGCGGCCAACCTGGCCGGCGCCCTGGAGTGCCTGAACGCCGGCATCACCACGCTCGTCGACTGGTCGCACATCAACAACACCCCCGAACACCCCGACGCCGCGATCCGGGCCCTCGCCGAGTCCGGCATCCGCGCCCAGTACGCCTACGGCAGCGCCAACACCTCCCTCGCCGACTACTGGTTCGAGAGCAAGATCGCGATCCCGGGCGACGACGTACGGCGGATCCGCGCCGAGCACTTCGCCTCCGACGACTCCCTGCTCACCATGGGCCTCGCCACCCGCGGCCCCGGCTTCTGTGTGAACGACGTCGTCACCGCGGAATGGGGTCTGGCCCGCGAACTGGACATCCCGCTCACCGTCCATGTCGGCATGGGACGGCTGGCCGGCCGCTTCGGCATGGTCAAGCAACTCCATGACCTGGGGCTCCTCGGTGCGGACACCACCTACATCCACTGCTGCTACCTCAGCGAGGAGGAGTGGCGGATGGTCGCCGACAGCGGCGGTACGGTGTCCGTCGCCCCGCAGGTCGAGACGCAGATGGGGCACGGCTGGCCGCCGGTGATGAAGGCGATCGAGTACGGACTGCGGCCCTCCTTGAGCATCGACGTCGTCACCACCGTCCCCGGCGACATGTTCACCCAGATCCGCGCGGCCTTCGGCGCCGAGCGCGCCCGCGTCAACGCCGAGTCCTGGCAGGCCGATGTCCCGGTGCCCGACACGATGCTGACGGCCCGTCGGATGCTGGAGATCGCCACGCTCAACGGTGCGCATGTCGCCGGACTGGAGGACCGCACCGGTTCGCTGACGCCCGGCAAGCGGGCCGACGTCGTCGCGATCGACGCCACCGCGCTGAACGTGGCGCCGGTGCACGACGCGGCGGCCGCGGTGACGCTGTCCGCCGATGTCTCCAACGTGGACACCGTGCTCGTCGACGGCGTGATCCGCAAGCGGGACGGGAAGCTGACCGGCGACGTGGCCCGCGCCCGGCGGCTCGTCGAGGAGTCCCGTGACCGGCTCCTGGCCGCGAAGGCCGCCCGGTGA
- a CDS encoding cupin domain-containing protein, with protein MTAHLVRRATDVPPLEYDEHDYRRRELVGEEDGSVHTGFGVCELLPDGAIGPHVHSYEESFCVLDGTVVLDVPDGSYLLEEGDYGLLPTGVPHAWRGAGDTAARWADMLAPVPRARYGHDTQAVPALPRRSPVRLDVRDPRTRSFGHFEPAQMEPGKQSQDVLAVSASMRTALLVYSGITVKMMVDGDLGAVASTMFMVQYAPDGVAGTHDHPFEETYLILEGTVDATFDGSVYRLGPGDVAWAGAGCVHGFTNAGAGPVRWLETQAPQPPVRHSYRFTRDWEYLREVLES; from the coding sequence GTGACCGCTCACCTGGTGCGCCGCGCCACCGACGTACCGCCACTGGAGTACGACGAACACGACTACCGGCGGCGGGAGTTGGTCGGCGAGGAAGACGGCAGCGTCCATACCGGCTTCGGCGTCTGCGAGTTGCTGCCGGACGGTGCGATCGGGCCCCACGTCCACTCGTACGAGGAGAGCTTCTGCGTGCTCGACGGGACCGTCGTCCTCGACGTGCCCGACGGGTCCTACCTCCTCGAAGAGGGCGACTACGGGCTGCTGCCGACCGGTGTCCCGCACGCCTGGCGGGGCGCCGGGGACACCGCCGCACGCTGGGCGGACATGCTCGCGCCCGTGCCGCGCGCCCGCTACGGCCACGACACCCAGGCGGTGCCCGCGCTGCCCCGCCGCAGCCCCGTCCGCCTCGACGTCCGTGACCCGCGCACCCGTTCCTTCGGGCACTTCGAGCCCGCGCAGATGGAACCCGGCAAGCAGTCCCAGGACGTGCTCGCGGTGTCGGCGAGCATGCGCACCGCGCTGCTGGTCTACAGCGGGATCACGGTGAAGATGATGGTCGACGGCGACCTGGGCGCGGTCGCCTCCACGATGTTCATGGTGCAGTACGCCCCGGACGGTGTCGCGGGCACGCACGACCATCCCTTCGAGGAGACGTACCTGATCCTCGAAGGGACCGTCGACGCCACCTTCGACGGCTCGGTGTACCGGCTGGGGCCCGGCGATGTGGCCTGGGCGGGCGCCGGATGTGTGCACGGGTTCACCAACGCCGGTGCGGGGCCGGTGCGTTGGCTGGAGACACAGGCGCCGCAGCCGCCGGTCCGCCACTCGTACCGGTTCACACGGGACTGGGAGTACCTGAGGGAGGTGCTGGAGTCATGA
- a CDS encoding SDR family oxidoreductase, translated as MSSVLVVGGTSGIGREFARFRAGRGDEVVLTGRDAHRADTAAKETGALRGIALDLSRPREIAAALDGIGPVDHLVLAGVARDDNRVSAYDIEAALNLVTLKLVGYTEVVHALRDRLHDDSAIVVFGGQAKERPYPGATTVATVNAGVRGLVHTLAVELAPVRVNAVHPGVVGDSPYWLAKPGEVLAGLRTRTPSGQLATMADVVDAVDFLLRNRSVNAVELAVDGGWLLG; from the coding sequence ATGAGCAGTGTGCTCGTCGTCGGCGGTACGTCGGGGATCGGCCGCGAGTTCGCCCGCTTCCGTGCGGGGCGGGGGGACGAGGTGGTCCTCACCGGCAGGGACGCCCATCGTGCCGACACGGCGGCCAAGGAGACCGGTGCGCTGCGCGGCATCGCGCTCGACCTGTCGCGGCCGCGGGAGATCGCGGCGGCGCTCGACGGCATCGGGCCTGTCGACCATCTGGTCCTGGCCGGCGTCGCCCGCGACGACAACCGGGTGAGCGCGTACGACATCGAGGCCGCCCTGAACCTGGTGACGCTGAAGCTCGTCGGCTACACCGAGGTCGTCCACGCGCTCCGGGACCGGCTGCACGACGACAGTGCCATCGTCGTCTTCGGCGGACAGGCCAAGGAGCGGCCCTACCCGGGCGCGACCACCGTGGCGACCGTCAACGCGGGCGTACGCGGGCTCGTGCACACCCTTGCCGTCGAACTCGCCCCCGTCCGCGTCAACGCCGTCCACCCCGGGGTCGTCGGGGACAGCCCGTACTGGCTGGCCAAACCGGGGGAGGTGCTCGCCGGACTGCGCACCAGGACACCCAGCGGCCAGCTCGCCACGATGGCGGACGTGGTGGACGCCGTGGACTTCCTGCTGCGCAACCGGTCGGTCAACGCCGTCGAACTCGCCGTGGACGGGGGATGGTTGCTGGGCTAG
- a CDS encoding SAM-dependent methyltransferase encodes MTGTEPASVQRIDTTKPHPARVYDWYLGGKDNYPVDEALGRQIASLSGDAPRAARANRWFMNRATRQLVANAGIRQFLDIGTGIPTEPNLHQIAQQVAADARVVYVDNDPIVLAHAGALLRGTEEGVTEYIEADVREPRTILEQAGRILDFDRPIALSLIALMHFVADKDGAYDLVDTLVGALAPGSALVLSAMTADFEPENVRRGIEAYAAGGVTLVARTRDEFGRFFEGLDVLEPGIVSVKDWRPELAVDETPDTDEGPVSLYGAVGIKS; translated from the coding sequence GTGACCGGGACCGAGCCGGCCTCCGTCCAGCGGATCGACACGACGAAGCCGCACCCGGCCCGCGTCTACGACTGGTACCTCGGCGGCAAGGACAACTACCCGGTCGACGAGGCCCTCGGCCGTCAGATCGCCTCGCTCAGCGGCGACGCCCCGCGGGCCGCGCGCGCCAACCGCTGGTTCATGAACCGGGCCACCCGTCAGTTGGTCGCGAACGCGGGCATCCGCCAGTTCCTGGACATCGGCACCGGTATTCCCACCGAGCCCAATCTCCACCAGATCGCCCAGCAGGTCGCCGCGGACGCCCGCGTCGTCTACGTCGACAACGACCCGATCGTCCTCGCCCACGCCGGCGCCCTGCTGCGCGGCACCGAGGAGGGCGTGACGGAGTACATCGAGGCCGACGTGCGGGAGCCGCGGACGATCCTCGAACAGGCGGGCCGCATCCTCGACTTCGACCGGCCCATCGCCCTGTCGCTCATCGCGCTCATGCACTTCGTCGCCGACAAGGACGGTGCGTACGACCTGGTGGACACGCTGGTCGGCGCGCTGGCCCCGGGCAGCGCGCTGGTGCTGTCCGCGATGACCGCCGACTTCGAGCCGGAGAACGTACGGCGGGGCATCGAGGCCTACGCGGCGGGCGGGGTGACGCTGGTGGCCCGTACGCGGGACGAGTTCGGCCGGTTCTTCGAGGGACTCGACGTGCTGGAGCCGGGGATCGTGTCGGTCAAGGACTGGCGTCCCGAACTCGCGGTGGACGAGACCCCGGACACCGACGAGGGCCCGGTGTCGCTGTACGGGGCCGTCGGGATCAAGTCCTAG
- a CDS encoding DUF3140 domain-containing protein: MTDALELDALWEDFHRVVNMTSQELAAWLRVSDAAEDAEPLPEHAGSPTGQHVLAILQKRRTDLTDDDVQVMYEVVDTVSAQTDSENEPAAEDTPRRHLLMTLGHDPLKP, from the coding sequence ATGACCGACGCCCTCGAACTCGACGCGCTGTGGGAGGACTTCCACCGCGTGGTGAACATGACCTCGCAGGAGCTGGCGGCCTGGCTGCGGGTCAGCGACGCCGCCGAGGACGCCGAGCCGCTGCCGGAACACGCCGGGTCGCCCACCGGGCAGCACGTCCTGGCGATCCTGCAGAAACGGCGCACGGATCTCACCGATGACGACGTCCAGGTGATGTACGAGGTGGTGGACACCGTCTCGGCACAGACGGACTCGGAGAACGAGCCGGCGGCCGAGGACACACCGCGTCGGCACCTGCTGATGACGCTGGGCCACGATCCGCTCAAACCGTAG
- a CDS encoding Dps family protein produces the protein MTVVRSTLPEDARRIAGDALQSTLVDLLGLSLIGKQAHWNIVGPRFRSIHLQLDEVVDTARNYSDTVAERAAALGLPPDGRPETIASAYTLPGSKEGWQRDNDVVALMMETLETAIGRLRERIAATEKADPVTQDLLIGITAELEKQRWMFDAENWPKD, from the coding sequence ATGACCGTGGTGAGGAGCACCCTTCCCGAGGACGCCCGACGGATCGCCGGGGACGCCCTGCAGAGCACGCTCGTGGATCTGCTCGGGCTGTCGCTGATCGGGAAGCAGGCGCACTGGAACATCGTCGGCCCGCGCTTCCGCTCCATCCACCTCCAGCTGGACGAAGTGGTGGACACGGCCCGCAACTACTCCGACACCGTGGCGGAGCGCGCCGCGGCGCTCGGGCTGCCGCCCGACGGCCGCCCGGAGACGATCGCCAGCGCGTACACCCTGCCCGGCTCGAAGGAGGGCTGGCAGCGGGACAACGACGTCGTCGCCCTGATGATGGAGACGCTGGAGACGGCCATCGGCCGGCTGCGCGAGCGCATCGCCGCGACCGAGAAGGCGGATCCGGTCACCCAGGACCTGCTGATCGGCATCACGGCGGAACTGGAGAAGCAGCGCTGGATGTTCGACGCGGAGAACTGGCCGAAGGACTGA
- a CDS encoding alpha/beta hydrolase: MTEAREHTLDGLVVREWPHPRPRRLALVVHGYGEHIGRYEELADVLHRHGAAVFGPDHRGHGKSAGERVLVEDFEDVVTDVHTVADFARAAHPGLPVVLIGHSMGGLICARFAQRHGTELAALVLSGPVIGDWELPRRLLALDEIPDTPVSPASLSRDPAVGAAYAADPLVWHGPMKRPTVESFLRTLETVAQGGDIGPLPLLWLHGADDRLVPLAGSRVGVEQLSGGVLTERIYPGARHEVFNETNSAEVLADLTRFLDAVLDG, encoded by the coding sequence ATGACCGAGGCCCGCGAGCACACCCTCGACGGACTCGTCGTACGCGAGTGGCCGCACCCGCGGCCGCGCCGGCTCGCGCTCGTCGTGCACGGCTACGGCGAACACATCGGGCGCTACGAGGAGCTCGCCGACGTCCTCCACCGGCACGGCGCGGCTGTCTTCGGGCCCGACCACCGGGGTCACGGGAAGTCGGCGGGCGAGCGGGTGCTGGTCGAGGACTTCGAGGACGTGGTCACCGATGTGCACACCGTGGCCGACTTCGCCCGAGCCGCCCACCCCGGCCTGCCGGTCGTCCTGATCGGACACTCCATGGGCGGTCTGATCTGCGCCCGCTTCGCACAGCGCCACGGCACCGAACTCGCCGCGCTCGTCCTGTCCGGACCGGTGATCGGCGACTGGGAGCTGCCCAGGCGGCTGCTAGCCCTGGACGAGATCCCGGACACGCCCGTCAGCCCGGCCTCGCTCTCCCGTGATCCCGCGGTGGGAGCGGCGTACGCGGCGGATCCGCTGGTGTGGCACGGGCCGATGAAGCGGCCGACGGTCGAGTCGTTCCTGCGCACGCTGGAGACCGTGGCCCAGGGCGGTGACATCGGCCCGCTCCCGCTGCTGTGGCTGCACGGAGCCGACGACCGGCTGGTGCCGCTCGCCGGCAGCCGCGTCGGGGTCGAGCAGCTCAGCGGGGGTGTCCTGACCGAGCGGATCTATCCGGGCGCCCGGCACGAGGTGTTCAACGAGACGAACAGCGCAGAAGTCCTCGCCGACCTCACTCGTTTCCTGGACGCGGTGCTCGACGGATGA
- a CDS encoding thiolase family protein — protein MRPVHFAAARRTPIGKLRGALSRVRPDDLAAAVIRGLVADVPALDPARVDDVYWGAANQAGEDNRNVARMAALLAGLPETVPGATVNRLCASGLEAVTTAARTIAAGEADIVLAGGSESMSRAPFVLPRPDEALPHRIETVDTRLGWRLVNPAMKELHGLLSMGETAEEVADRYAVSRERQDEFALRSHQRAAAARKNGHFDDELLPVELPDGVVVDADECIREDTSYEKLSRLKPVFRQGGSVTAGNASPMNDGAAGLLLVSEEALNDLGLESLGRYVAGGSAGVHPDVMGIGPVPATQKVLARAGWTVGDLQEAEFNEAFAAQALACVDRLGIDPELVNPSGGAIALGHPLGCSGARILTTLLHRMRRTGAARGLATMCVGVGQGSAVLVERH, from the coding sequence GTGCGTCCCGTCCACTTCGCGGCCGCCCGCCGCACCCCCATCGGCAAGCTGCGCGGAGCCCTGTCCCGCGTACGCCCCGACGACCTCGCCGCGGCCGTCATCCGCGGGCTCGTCGCCGATGTGCCCGCCCTCGACCCCGCCCGCGTCGACGACGTCTACTGGGGCGCCGCCAACCAGGCCGGTGAGGACAACCGCAACGTCGCCCGCATGGCGGCGCTGCTCGCGGGCCTGCCCGAGACCGTGCCGGGCGCCACGGTGAACCGGCTGTGCGCCTCGGGGCTGGAAGCGGTGACGACGGCCGCCCGCACCATCGCCGCGGGCGAGGCCGACATCGTGCTCGCCGGCGGCTCGGAGTCGATGAGCCGCGCCCCCTTCGTCCTGCCGCGCCCCGACGAGGCCCTGCCGCACCGCATCGAGACGGTGGACACCCGGCTCGGCTGGCGGCTGGTCAACCCGGCGATGAAGGAACTGCACGGACTGCTGTCCATGGGCGAGACGGCGGAGGAGGTCGCGGACCGCTACGCCGTCTCCCGCGAACGCCAGGACGAGTTCGCCCTGCGCAGCCATCAACGCGCCGCCGCAGCCCGCAAGAACGGCCACTTCGACGACGAACTCCTGCCCGTGGAGCTACCGGACGGCGTGGTCGTGGACGCCGACGAGTGCATCCGTGAGGACACCTCGTACGAGAAGCTGTCCCGGCTGAAGCCGGTGTTCCGGCAGGGCGGGAGCGTCACGGCGGGCAACGCCTCACCCATGAACGACGGCGCGGCAGGCCTCCTCCTGGTCAGCGAGGAGGCGCTGAACGACCTCGGCCTGGAGTCGCTCGGCCGCTATGTCGCCGGTGGCTCGGCCGGCGTCCACCCCGACGTGATGGGCATCGGCCCCGTCCCCGCCACACAGAAGGTGCTCGCCCGCGCCGGCTGGACCGTCGGCGACCTCCAGGAGGCCGAGTTCAACGAGGCCTTCGCCGCCCAGGCCCTCGCCTGCGTGGACCGCCTCGGCATCGATCCGGAGCTGGTCAACCCGAGCGGCGGCGCGATCGCGCTCGGCCATCCGCTGGGCTGCTCGGGGGCCCGCATCCTCACGACACTGCTGCACCGCATGCGGCGCACGGGGGCCGCGCGGGGCCTCGCGACGATGTGCGTGGGCGTGGGGCAGGGGAGCGCGGTGCTGGTGGAGAGGCACTAG
- a CDS encoding sulfite exporter TauE/SafE family protein, with translation MNTMTLWHITGWEFAALAFAATLVGFSKTAVSGANTVSLAIFAAVLPARASTGVLLPILIAGDVLAVLTYRRHAHWPTLWKLFPAVAAGVVAGTLFLMWADDEMVRTSIGAILLLMAAVTVWRRRTADQADEPDSVATRTGRIKARSYGVLGGFTTMVANAGGPVMSMYLLSAGFRKLGFLGTSAFFFLIVNTSKVPFSVGLGLIDGHSLLLDAALVAFVVPGAFLGKWAVNRINQRLFEQLVIAATIVGGLQLLLR, from the coding sequence ATGAACACGATGACGCTCTGGCACATCACCGGCTGGGAGTTCGCCGCCCTCGCCTTCGCTGCAACCCTCGTCGGCTTCTCCAAGACCGCCGTGAGCGGGGCCAACACGGTCAGCCTCGCCATTTTCGCCGCCGTCCTGCCCGCCCGCGCCTCGACCGGTGTGCTGCTGCCGATCCTCATCGCCGGGGACGTGCTCGCCGTCCTCACCTACCGGCGCCACGCCCACTGGCCGACCCTGTGGAAGCTGTTCCCGGCGGTCGCGGCGGGCGTGGTCGCCGGCACGCTCTTCCTGATGTGGGCCGACGACGAGATGGTCCGGACGTCGATCGGCGCCATCCTGCTGCTGATGGCCGCCGTGACGGTGTGGCGCCGCCGCACCGCCGACCAGGCCGACGAACCCGACTCGGTCGCCACGAGAACGGGCCGGATCAAGGCCCGTTCCTACGGCGTCCTGGGCGGCTTCACCACCATGGTCGCCAACGCCGGCGGCCCCGTGATGTCGATGTACCTGCTGTCGGCGGGCTTCCGGAAGCTCGGCTTCCTGGGCACCTCCGCCTTCTTCTTCCTGATCGTCAACACGTCCAAGGTGCCCTTCAGCGTGGGCCTCGGCCTCATCGACGGGCACTCGCTCCTGCTCGACGCCGCACTCGTGGCGTTCGTCGTGCCCGGCGCGTTCCTCGGCAAGTGGGCCGTGAACAGGATCAACCAGCGGCTCTTCGAACAGCTCGTGATCGCGGCGACGATCGTCGGCGGCCTCCAGCTACTGCTCCGCTGA
- a CDS encoding TIGR01458 family HAD-type hydrolase yields MDSVRAVLIDIDGVLTVSWEPLPGAVEALRELREAGLAVALVTNTTSRTRASIAGTLAEAGFPVTARDILTAPAVTAAYIAEHFPGARCSLLNSGDIREDLGEVDVIGAGETGAVPDVVIVGGAGPEFDYVALNRAFGHLQRGARLVAMHRNLYWRTDDGLQLDAGAFLAGLEKAARTDAVVTGKPSRAFFASALARLGAGADEAVMVGDDVESDVLAAQAAGVTGVLVRTGKYLPQTHRDASGTPDHVIDSFAELPALLRAWSAEQ; encoded by the coding sequence ATGGACTCCGTGCGCGCCGTACTGATCGACATCGACGGGGTTCTCACCGTGTCGTGGGAGCCGTTGCCGGGTGCGGTCGAGGCGTTGCGGGAGCTCCGCGAGGCAGGTCTCGCCGTCGCGCTGGTCACCAACACGACGTCCCGGACACGGGCGTCGATCGCCGGGACGCTCGCGGAGGCGGGGTTCCCGGTGACGGCGCGGGACATCCTCACCGCGCCCGCCGTCACCGCCGCGTACATCGCCGAGCATTTCCCGGGGGCGCGTTGTTCGCTGCTGAACAGCGGGGACATCAGGGAGGATCTCGGGGAGGTGGACGTGATCGGTGCCGGGGAGACCGGGGCCGTGCCGGACGTCGTGATCGTCGGGGGTGCGGGGCCCGAGTTCGACTATGTGGCGCTGAACCGGGCGTTCGGGCACCTCCAGCGCGGCGCGCGGCTGGTGGCGATGCACCGGAATCTGTACTGGCGTACCGACGACGGGCTTCAGCTGGACGCGGGGGCGTTCCTGGCGGGGCTGGAGAAGGCGGCCCGTACCGACGCGGTGGTGACGGGGAAGCCGTCGCGGGCGTTCTTCGCCTCGGCGCTGGCCCGGCTGGGGGCCGGTGCGGACGAGGCGGTGATGGTGGGGGACGACGTGGAGTCGGACGTACTGGCGGCGCAGGCCGCCGGGGTCACGGGCGTGCTGGTCAGGACGGGCAAGTATCTGCCTCAGACGCATCGGGACGCGAGCGGCACCCCGGACCATGTGATCGACTCGTTCGCGGAGCTGCCCGCGTTGCTCCGGGCGTGGTCAGCGGAGCAGTAG
- a CDS encoding cobalt-precorrin-6A reductase: MAPHVLILGGTTEAREIAAALTALPGVRVTTSLAGRVKRPGAVTGDVRIGGFGGADGLADWMREQRVDALVDATHPFAEAMTENAARAAAATGVPAVVLRRPGWRPGPEDRWYPVGSLAEAAGLLPLLGPRVFLTTGRLGLAAFAHLTELHFVVRSVELPEPPMPPRTEVLLARGPFTVDDESALLTTHCVDVVVTKDSGGAATAAKLTAARRLALPVVVVRRPPLPAGVEMVPDVAGVLERLGLSRR, encoded by the coding sequence ATGGCCCCCCACGTCCTCATCCTCGGCGGCACCACCGAGGCCCGTGAAATCGCCGCCGCGCTCACCGCGCTGCCCGGTGTTCGCGTCACCACCTCGCTCGCGGGGCGCGTGAAGCGCCCCGGAGCGGTGACCGGGGACGTGCGGATCGGGGGCTTCGGCGGTGCGGACGGGCTCGCGGACTGGATGCGGGAGCAGCGTGTGGACGCCCTCGTCGACGCCACGCATCCGTTCGCCGAGGCCATGACGGAGAACGCGGCCCGGGCCGCCGCGGCGACCGGCGTACCGGCGGTGGTGCTGCGCCGCCCGGGGTGGCGGCCCGGTCCCGAGGACCGCTGGTACCCGGTCGGTTCACTGGCGGAGGCCGCCGGTCTGCTGCCGCTGCTGGGCCCCCGGGTGTTCCTGACCACCGGCCGCCTCGGCCTCGCTGCCTTCGCGCACCTGACCGAGCTCCACTTCGTCGTACGCTCCGTGGAACTGCCCGAGCCGCCGATGCCGCCGCGCACCGAAGTCCTGCTGGCACGCGGCCCGTTCACCGTGGACGACGAGTCCGCGCTGCTGACCACGCACTGCGTCGACGTCGTGGTCACGAAGGACAGCGGGGGAGCGGCGACAGCCGCCAAACTCACGGCCGCACGCCGACTGGCCTTGCCCGTCGTGGTCGTACGACGTCCCCCGCTGCCCGCGGGCGTGGAGATGGTGCCCGATGTCGCCGGGGTCCTGGAGCGGCTGGGCCTCAGCCGGAGATGA